The DNA segment GGTGCGCGTCTCGATGCGCCGCGCGTCGCCCTGATCATTGGTGGCGGCGACACATTCAGGGATGGTGCGCACCGCGTGTCCCGGTTTCAACCCGAGATCAAACAGCGTCAGCCACACACCGTTCAACATGCGCTCCAACACCGGCGCCGGCTGCAATGATTCCCGGACCAATCCCTCGTGCAAAAACAGCAGATCAATGTCACTCAACGGATTCAGCTCACCGCGCCCATATCCGCCCAGCGCCACCAATGCCAATGGCGGCTTTACTTTGCGCTCGGTCTCCGGGAGGGCATTCCACGCAATGACCCAAAGCGCGCGCACCACGCAATCCAGCACGCTGGCACGCGTCTGGCAAACCGCCAGACCACTCTGACCGTTTTGATGCGCGAGTTTGAGGCGATGCGCCGCGCGTTTTAGAAAAGCCCGAAAGCGCGGCAGTTCCTGAGCCACTTCCCGTCCCGCCGGCAAGACCAGTCGCTCCCTGGCCTCCGCCGCAATTTTGTCCAATAAATCTTGCACGCGCGACTCAGCTTGTCGGGCGGCCCGCGGAGAAGCAAGTGAGGCGTTGCGGAAACTGCACCTTCTGGAACTGACAAATCACCGGTGCTCCCCTACCCTCCGCTCCCGTGCGGCCCCGCCGTCTTAAATCCGGTTATTTTGTCCTCGAAGCCATCAACAGCTATTCGAGCGCTTTCTTTCTTTTCTACTTATTCTTTCTGACCAGCGACAAATTTGGCTTCACCATGCGCGGCAACCTGCTGCTCATGGCGCTGCACGGATTTTGTTACGTGCTCGGCTCCTGGCAAGGCGGTCGGCTGGCGCAACGCTTCGGCTATTTTACCGCCCTGAAACTGGGTTACGGCGGCATGATGCTCGGCTTGGCCGTCGGCTTCATCTGGACCGAAATTTTTGGCGTGGTGCTGTCCTTGATTCTGTGGACGCTGCCGCTCTGCTGCACCTGGCCCGCGCTCGAAGCGCTCGTCACCGAGAACGAGAAGCGACACGCCACGGCGCGACTGACCGGCGCTTACAGCGTCGTCTGGTCCACCGGCAGCGCCGTGGCCTTTTTCAGTGGTGGCTGGCTCTGGGATCAATTCGGTGCCACCGGACTCTACGGTATAAATCTGGGGCTAATGTTCATCCAACTGCTGTTTGCGCTCTGGTTGGAACGTCAGGCCAACACGCCTGACTTGAACGCTCCGACCGCCCCAACGGCGACGACTCCGCCGATCGAACCGCCGGCTCATTCCACTTTTTCGCAACGTCGGTTTCTGCTCATGGCCTGGTTTGCCAATCCTCTTTCCTACGTGGCCATCAACACGGTGGGCGCGGTCATTCCGCAAATCGCCGGAAAATTTCATCTCTCACCGACACAATCCGGCATGTTCTGTTCCCTCTGGTTTTTCACCCGTGCGGCGGCTTTCGCCGGACTGTGGTATTGGCCCGGATGGCATTATCGCTTTCGTTGGTTGCTGGCCGCATACGTGGGATTAAGCCTCGGCTTCGTTGGCATGATGCTGGCGCCGTGGCTCTGGCTCGTCGTGCTGGCGCAAATCCTCTTCGGCTGCGCCATC comes from the Verrucomicrobiia bacterium genome and includes:
- a CDS encoding MFS transporter, translated to MRPRRLKSGYFVLEAINSYSSAFFLFYLFFLTSDKFGFTMRGNLLLMALHGFCYVLGSWQGGRLAQRFGYFTALKLGYGGMMLGLAVGFIWTEIFGVVLSLILWTLPLCCTWPALEALVTENEKRHATARLTGAYSVVWSTGSAVAFFSGGWLWDQFGATGLYGINLGLMFIQLLFALWLERQANTPDLNAPTAPTATTPPIEPPAHSTFSQRRFLLMAWFANPLSYVAINTVGAVIPQIAGKFHLSPTQSGMFCSLWFFTRAAAFAGLWYWPGWHYRFRWLLAAYVGLSLGFVGMMLAPWLWLVVLAQILFGCAIGLVYYSSLFYSMDAGDAKGEHGGLHEAAIGLGIGIGPAVGAAALTLTTQAANAGTWAISGLLTAGLAGLLWLRGRK